The Pseudanabaena yagii GIHE-NHR1 genome segment AAAAGATTGAAAAATACGCTCAAGATAACAACTTTCAGCAGATTACACTTGAGGTTTATGAACAGGCTAAGAAACAGTTCAACAAAAAATATAACGAGATGAAGTGAATTGCAAAGGCTCTTACGGATAAAAAATGTCCCACCAAGGTTAGCTGAGCGGAGCCGAAGCTAACCTTGGCTGAGCGGAGCCGAAGCCACAGGTACTTTATAGCAAGTTTCAAAGGACAAGGCAGTGCTTTGTCCTTTTGCAATTTAGAGGAGTGGTAAAGCACTGCTTTGATTTGCTGATAGTATATTGGCAAGTTCTACGATGGGCTAACGGGAATGAGTCAGATAATAGGGCAAGTGGGGCAATCCGTAGGGGAATCAGTTTGGAAAAGGTTGCGTCATGGCAACATTGCCTCCTGTGAAGAGGCTTTGCAATTTCTAATTGATATTCACGGCAACGTACATCTAGATTGGTTAGATAAAGATTTAAATCATCGATTTTTTCGCGAATTTGAAGATCGCAGCATTTTGCCGCCTGTAATCCCATTATTGCTATGGCGCAATTGTTTTTATATCGGTAGCCCCAACAATATCAGTCACGAACAGATCAAGCTAATTAGCGATCGCACGTTAACGGAAATTAAAGTCCTCAGGATTTCAGCCGACAGTTATCGCACATGGTTTCGTCGCCAAAATATTCCTAATCCTAATCAGATTCACTCAGCACAACCGATCAATCCCCTCACAGGTGAAACCGAGCAAGTTGATATTGGTGAAGTCACCGATTTGTACCTATCCCAAGCGGTCGATCAGACGCGACGCATTAATGCCCTAATTTCGATCGCCTTACAACATCGCGCCAGTGACATTCATCTAGAGCCAACCCCCACTGGCTTACGGGTACGCTATCGCATTGATGGCATTTTGCGCGATATCAAAACCTTGCCACTCGAAATTAGTCGCAAAATTATTGTTGCCCTCAAGGTAATGTCCAATATGGATATTGCCGATAGTCGCCGCCCCCAAGATGGACGCATTGGCAAAGAATATACCAGCGATGAAAACCTCAATCTCAATCTCGATATGCGGGTGAGTACCTTGCCCTGCGTCTGTGGAGAAAAAGCGGTAATTCGGCTATTGCCTCGCGATAATCCTTTTTCTAATCATTTGGAATCTTTGGGCTTTAGCGATCACACTCTGAAAATTTATGACAGTTGGTTACGGCAACCTCAAGGACTAATCATCATGACGGGACCAACGGGATCGGGCAAAACCAGTACTCTGTATACCAGCTTGCAAGCGATCGCCCAAGAACATGTCAATGTGATCACCGTGGAAGATCCCGTTGAATATGTTTTGCCGAATATTACGCAAACACAGGTTTGTGAACCCGCAGGCATGACTTTTGCCGCAGGACTACGCGCCATCCTCAGACAAGATCCCGATATTGTCATGGTCGGGGAAGTCCGCGATCCTGAAACGGCGGAAACCGTTGTCCGTGCAGCTCTAACAGGTCACTTAGTTCTCTCAACCATGCACACTAATGATGCGGCTAGTGCGATCCCCCGCCTTAAGGATTTAGGACCTGATCCTGGATTAATTAGTGATGCTCTATTAGGTGTAGTCGCTCAACGTCTTGTCCGTAAAAAC includes the following:
- a CDS encoding GspE/PulE family protein, which codes for MSQIIGQVGQSVGESVWKRLRHGNIASCEEALQFLIDIHGNVHLDWLDKDLNHRFFREFEDRSILPPVIPLLLWRNCFYIGSPNNISHEQIKLISDRTLTEIKVLRISADSYRTWFRRQNIPNPNQIHSAQPINPLTGETEQVDIGEVTDLYLSQAVDQTRRINALISIALQHRASDIHLEPTPTGLRVRYRIDGILRDIKTLPLEISRKIIVALKVMSNMDIADSRRPQDGRIGKEYTSDENLNLNLDMRVSTLPCVCGEKAVIRLLPRDNPFSNHLESLGFSDHTLKIYDSWLRQPQGLIIMTGPTGSGKTSTLYTSLQAIAQEHVNVITVEDPVEYVLPNITQTQVCEPAGMTFAAGLRAILRQDPDIVMVGEVRDPETAETVVRAALTGHLVLSTMHTNDAASAIPRLKDLGPDPGLISDALLGVVAQRLVRKNCPYCSVTHHPQTSELQALRLEREDLNPTQWRKGKGCKKCFFTGYIGREAVVELIDIDDAFRHMIYEGTITQMNRYLNEIDFNSFRKAAIDKLNAGITTSEEVLRVLPRSALHRVNSPISRQAHIKAINV
- a CDS encoding PCP reductase family protein — protein: MSEKITWTAEAEAKLKDIPFFVRPFAFKKIEKYAQDNNFQQITLEVYEQAKKQFNKKYNEMK